In Leptospira selangorensis, the following are encoded in one genomic region:
- the dnaE gene encoding DNA polymerase III subunit alpha has product MEDFAHLHLHTTYSMLDGAIRIKELMQHVKELGMSSVAMTDHGNMFGAIEFYNEATKAGVKPIIGCEFYVSPNRKAETEEFKIADGNAYHLILLAKNEVGYKNLIKLASKSYTEGFYKKARIDYDLLDRHSDGLVCLTACLAGEVNRKILEGKAPESFQLAGKLNEIFNKEDFYLEIQNHGIPEQDIVAKGVYDLAQKTGIKLVVTNDSHFLKKDDKEAQDILLRIGMRKNIEDEMEFGFNQHFYVKSPAEMKALFPELPQAYYSTLEVRDKVDLKLKFGNYLLPEFTVPDGFDEYGFMEKLVWEGIQQRYSQVTSEIKERVEFELNTIKSMHFAGYFLIVQDYINFAKKTGIPVGPGRGSAAGSIVAYALGITNVEPLQFNLLFERFLNPDRKDMPDIDTDFCVERREEVINYIRQKYGEDRVGQIITFGSLGAKAALKDVARVMNLPFEESNKLTSYCPSKPGITIDEALAMSGDLKQASEKDDLNKKIFAIAKRLEGNHRQPGRHAAGVVISPFPLEEVVPLSTVAEKDKPGVRSIVTQYEKNNLESVGLIKMDILGLKNLTTLNYAIKLVRERRGIELDLDKIPLDNANTYALLRKANTLGIFQLESTGITDLVARSQVSNFDEIVALIALYRPGPMESGMLEEYLERKSGKKPVTYPHSSTESILKETFGLTVYQEQVMSISRVVGGYTMGESDMLRKAMAKKKKELMDPLRVKFIDGAQAQGHAKKFAEELFDQLEKFGGYGFNKSHSVAYALVTYQTAYMKANYPTEYMAALLAGDHSKTTDITKYINNAREMGINVLTPDVNESDVSFSVIDDQTIRFGISAMKGVGEGAAENIIQARKNLGGFKEITEFMTNIDTRVLNKKILEALVQGGALDSFGYTRKCLFESMDSLVSFAQKEQERSREGQFSLFGDSGLSYELKLPKDADEWEMEDRLRREKSVTGLFLSGHPLDKYKGHLKSLNSVPIETLDNIKAGNKVEVAGILTSLKIKFTKKKEEFVNFKLEDRTGEIECVAFPKVYQKFKEIIKEDQAVFLKGDLDRIEAGESELRGQIKVNSFEILNDATIEDKMEKALHIKLGDRHRKMPDIIGQLHTLLAAYQGNSQVYFHLISGDEEKKVIRAHNHYSVQPNPELMNRLVTLLGEDTVFESFGDNVRLYGTNGTKQAVKI; this is encoded by the coding sequence ATGGAAGACTTCGCCCACCTTCATCTCCACACAACCTACTCTATGCTCGACGGGGCGATCCGCATCAAAGAGCTAATGCAGCATGTTAAGGAGCTCGGTATGAGCTCTGTGGCAATGACGGACCATGGAAACATGTTCGGTGCCATCGAATTTTACAACGAGGCGACCAAAGCCGGAGTAAAACCAATCATAGGCTGCGAATTTTACGTTTCTCCGAACAGAAAAGCGGAAACGGAAGAATTTAAGATCGCCGACGGAAACGCATACCATCTAATTCTTCTAGCTAAAAACGAAGTAGGTTATAAAAACCTAATAAAGCTCGCGAGTAAATCCTATACCGAAGGTTTTTATAAGAAAGCAAGGATCGATTACGATCTTTTAGATAGACATAGCGACGGTCTAGTCTGTCTTACTGCCTGTCTCGCAGGCGAAGTGAACCGCAAAATTTTAGAAGGTAAGGCTCCTGAATCCTTCCAACTTGCAGGCAAACTAAACGAAATTTTTAATAAAGAAGACTTCTATTTAGAGATCCAAAACCACGGAATCCCTGAACAAGATATCGTTGCAAAAGGTGTATATGATCTCGCTCAAAAGACTGGTATTAAATTAGTAGTCACGAACGATTCTCACTTCTTAAAAAAAGACGATAAAGAAGCCCAAGACATTCTTCTTCGTATCGGAATGAGAAAAAACATCGAAGACGAGATGGAGTTTGGATTCAACCAGCACTTCTACGTAAAAAGTCCCGCAGAAATGAAGGCATTATTCCCCGAACTTCCTCAAGCATACTATTCTACATTAGAAGTTCGTGATAAAGTAGATCTGAAATTAAAATTCGGAAATTATCTTCTACCTGAATTCACCGTTCCGGATGGTTTCGATGAATACGGTTTTATGGAAAAACTGGTTTGGGAAGGGATTCAGCAGCGTTATTCTCAGGTTACTTCCGAGATCAAAGAAAGGGTAGAATTCGAGCTAAACACGATCAAGAGCATGCACTTCGCAGGTTACTTCTTGATCGTTCAGGATTATATTAACTTCGCTAAAAAAACCGGGATACCAGTAGGTCCAGGAAGAGGATCCGCGGCCGGTTCCATCGTAGCTTATGCACTTGGAATTACAAACGTAGAACCTTTGCAGTTCAATCTGCTCTTCGAAAGATTTTTGAATCCGGACAGAAAGGACATGCCGGATATAGATACAGACTTCTGCGTGGAACGCCGAGAAGAAGTAATCAATTATATCCGCCAAAAGTATGGAGAAGATAGAGTCGGTCAGATCATCACATTCGGATCTTTAGGTGCAAAAGCCGCTCTCAAAGACGTTGCACGAGTGATGAATCTTCCATTCGAAGAATCTAATAAACTTACAAGTTATTGTCCAAGTAAACCGGGTATCACAATCGACGAAGCTCTGGCCATGTCCGGGGACTTAAAACAAGCTAGTGAAAAAGACGACTTAAACAAAAAGATATTCGCGATCGCAAAACGTTTAGAAGGAAATCATAGGCAACCGGGTCGCCACGCTGCCGGTGTAGTTATTTCTCCTTTTCCTTTGGAAGAAGTGGTTCCACTCTCTACAGTTGCGGAGAAGGATAAGCCAGGCGTTCGTTCTATCGTAACTCAATACGAAAAAAACAATTTGGAATCCGTCGGTCTTATCAAGATGGATATCTTGGGTCTTAAAAACTTAACGACCCTGAATTATGCGATCAAACTTGTAAGAGAAAGAAGAGGAATCGAATTAGATTTAGATAAAATTCCTCTGGATAACGCAAACACTTACGCATTATTAAGAAAAGCGAATACACTTGGGATCTTCCAGTTAGAATCCACCGGTATCACCGATCTCGTGGCCCGAAGCCAGGTCTCCAACTTTGATGAGATCGTAGCCTTAATCGCACTCTACCGTCCTGGCCCAATGGAATCAGGAATGTTAGAGGAATATTTGGAACGTAAGAGTGGTAAAAAGCCCGTTACTTATCCGCATTCTTCTACCGAATCTATCTTAAAGGAAACTTTCGGACTCACTGTTTACCAAGAGCAGGTGATGAGTATCTCCCGTGTTGTGGGCGGATACACCATGGGCGAATCGGATATGCTCCGAAAAGCTATGGCCAAGAAGAAAAAAGAACTAATGGATCCTCTGCGGGTCAAGTTCATCGATGGTGCCCAAGCACAAGGGCATGCAAAAAAATTCGCGGAAGAATTATTCGATCAGTTGGAAAAATTCGGAGGATACGGATTTAACAAATCCCACTCCGTAGCTTATGCGTTAGTCACCTACCAAACTGCCTATATGAAGGCCAATTACCCAACAGAGTATATGGCAGCATTACTTGCAGGAGATCATTCTAAAACTACTGATATTACAAAATATATCAATAACGCTCGTGAAATGGGGATCAATGTTTTGACTCCCGATGTAAACGAGTCCGATGTATCCTTCTCCGTAATCGATGACCAAACAATTCGATTCGGTATCTCCGCAATGAAAGGTGTGGGAGAAGGCGCGGCAGAAAATATTATCCAAGCCAGAAAGAACCTCGGAGGTTTTAAAGAAATCACCGAGTTCATGACAAATATAGACACTCGGGTATTGAACAAAAAAATCTTGGAAGCATTGGTCCAAGGTGGTGCTTTAGATTCTTTCGGATACACTCGAAAATGTTTATTCGAGTCCATGGATAGTTTAGTTTCTTTCGCACAAAAAGAACAAGAAAGATCAAGAGAAGGCCAATTCTCACTTTTCGGAGATAGTGGACTCAGCTACGAATTAAAACTTCCTAAAGATGCAGACGAATGGGAGATGGAAGACAGACTCAGAAGAGAAAAGTCTGTCACAGGTCTTTTCCTTTCCGGCCATCCATTAGATAAATATAAAGGCCACTTAAAAAGTTTAAACTCGGTTCCTATCGAGACATTAGATAATATTAAAGCAGGCAATAAGGTAGAAGTAGCCGGAATCCTTACTTCCTTAAAGATCAAGTTCACCAAGAAAAAAGAAGAGTTCGTAAACTTCAAACTGGAAGATCGCACAGGAGAAATAGAATGTGTGGCCTTCCCTAAAGTGTATCAAAAGTTCAAAGAAATTATCAAAGAAGACCAAGCAGTATTCCTAAAAGGAGATCTGGATAGGATAGAAGCGGGAGAATCCGAACTCAGAGGACAGATCAAAGTAAACAGTTTCGAGATCTTGAACGACGCCACCATCGAAGACAAAATGGAAAAGGCACTTCATATCAAACTTGGGGACCGACATAGAAAAATGCCGGATATCATCGGCCAACTGCATACTTTACTTGCTGCGTACCAAGGAAATTCCCAAGTATATTTCCATTTAATCTCAGGTGACGAAGAGAAGAAGGTGATCCGCGCTCATAATCATTACTCCGTACAACCGAATCCAGAACTGATGAATCGATTGGTTACATTACTCGGAGAAGATACGGTTTTCGAAAGTTTCGGAGACAATGTAAGACTCTACGGAACAAACGGAACCAAACAAGCGGTTAAGATCTAA
- a CDS encoding histidine kinase dimerization/phosphoacceptor domain -containing protein, whose translation MFEIVDIPGLPRKKFLLGIAIVVGLMSAGILGFEHLIGNHTFRPGYTVAGITSILCCFLLYKSRYKEAVYLSSFLFALALGLGVIYGPGVKNAAVWFPVLVFFQLYFFNRKMAVLAMFYCLGLIFWKIGIPIGSSGSEIYTDSIASLCFLTLFAVLIGANMDKLILDKDVLLKELSHRVRNNMQVILEMVSFLKDSENSMETRNVLQILERRILALASVHTVSQDAEHVQSVSIGEVIENYLNRIVSKYKALPNLDPIAKHYQLDVKEANLLLLVLGEIVSATSESVTNHVEDLKISFRNPTVKTLELQVEGASLVEGDWSRFSRDLLSHSGGDLKVDPSGSGKVSASLVTLKR comes from the coding sequence ATGTTTGAGATCGTAGATATCCCAGGTTTACCTCGCAAAAAATTTCTTTTAGGTATCGCGATAGTAGTTGGCCTGATGTCCGCAGGGATCTTGGGCTTTGAACATTTAATCGGCAATCATACATTCAGGCCTGGATATACGGTTGCTGGGATCACTTCTATCCTTTGTTGTTTTTTATTATATAAGTCTAGATATAAAGAAGCTGTTTATCTTTCTTCCTTTTTGTTCGCTTTAGCTTTGGGACTAGGAGTTATTTATGGTCCCGGTGTTAAGAACGCTGCAGTTTGGTTTCCGGTTCTAGTTTTTTTCCAACTCTACTTTTTCAATCGTAAGATGGCAGTCCTGGCAATGTTCTATTGTTTGGGCCTCATTTTTTGGAAAATAGGAATTCCAATTGGATCTAGTGGCAGTGAGATCTATACGGATTCAATTGCCTCTCTCTGTTTTCTAACGTTATTCGCTGTTTTGATTGGTGCGAATATGGACAAACTGATTCTGGATAAAGATGTTCTTTTGAAAGAACTTTCTCATAGGGTCAGAAATAATATGCAAGTCATCTTGGAGATGGTTTCTTTTCTGAAAGATTCCGAAAATTCCATGGAGACTAGAAATGTTTTGCAAATTTTAGAAAGAAGGATATTGGCCCTTGCTTCTGTCCATACTGTCTCCCAAGATGCGGAACATGTACAAAGTGTTTCTATTGGAGAAGTGATAGAAAATTATCTGAATCGTATTGTTTCCAAATACAAAGCACTTCCGAATTTGGATCCGATCGCAAAACATTATCAACTGGATGTGAAAGAAGCGAACCTTCTTCTTTTGGTTTTGGGAGAAATAGTTTCCGCAACTTCCGAATCTGTTACGAATCATGTGGAAGATCTAAAGATCAGTTTTAGGAATCCTACGGTAAAAACTTTGGAACTTCAAGTAGAGGGTGCAAGTTTGGTGGAAGGGGATTGGAGTCGCTTTTCTAGGGATCTACTCAGCCATTCCGGCGGAGATCTAAAAGTAGATCCGAGCGGTAGCGGAAAGGTTTCCGCTAGTTTGGTAACTTTGAAAAGATAA
- a CDS encoding M23 family metallopeptidase, with the protein MRRSISLGIILAAFHLSTFAQNDKVINFLFPVKTDGIENKVTSVFGESRGDHFHNGMDIASTGEPVLAMAEGKILYSRFGEDDPFGEEFGTGNSVWLDHGNGTYSSYYHLKDGRLPGLLEERLVAGGEKIAYTGNTGHSSGAHLHFVLLKDFGKTIQDPMKVLPIVEDENPPVIGNLLIHQDEYKYSQVNDGDNINISRAFPVTVGIQDAGKKSGQRRGVSQIQVSLNGQLLKKASFSNLHYEKGEWKNSEGFPFSDLYFKDQYLVGNLDFRNGENVIKVLAWDFRQNLSEKTFTFYVNRIR; encoded by the coding sequence ATGAGACGTAGTATATCCCTCGGAATTATCTTGGCCGCGTTCCATCTAAGCACCTTTGCGCAAAACGATAAAGTAATAAATTTTCTTTTCCCTGTGAAAACCGACGGAATCGAGAATAAGGTCACCTCAGTGTTTGGAGAATCCAGGGGGGACCATTTTCATAACGGAATGGACATTGCATCTACCGGAGAACCGGTTTTAGCGATGGCAGAGGGAAAGATCCTCTATTCACGGTTTGGCGAAGACGATCCTTTTGGAGAAGAATTCGGAACGGGGAATTCAGTTTGGCTGGATCACGGAAATGGGACGTATTCTTCCTATTACCATTTGAAAGACGGTCGCCTCCCAGGACTTTTAGAAGAACGTCTAGTCGCCGGTGGAGAAAAAATCGCATATACTGGAAATACAGGCCACTCCAGCGGAGCTCACCTCCATTTCGTCTTACTTAAAGATTTTGGAAAAACTATCCAAGATCCGATGAAGGTTTTGCCTATCGTAGAAGACGAAAATCCTCCTGTGATCGGGAATTTACTCATTCATCAGGATGAATATAAATACAGCCAGGTAAATGACGGAGACAATATCAATATTTCTAGAGCATTTCCGGTAACTGTCGGGATCCAAGACGCAGGAAAAAAATCGGGCCAGAGAAGAGGTGTTTCTCAGATCCAAGTTTCCTTGAACGGACAATTATTAAAGAAGGCTAGCTTCTCTAATCTACATTACGAAAAAGGAGAATGGAAAAACTCAGAAGGGTTCCCATTTTCAGATCTCTATTTTAAGGACCAATACTTGGTAGGTAATTTGGATTTTCGTAATGGAGAGAATGTGATCAAGGTATTGGCTTGGGATTTCCGTCAAAATCTTTCCGAAAAAACATTTACTTTCTACGTAAACCGTATCCGTTAA
- a CDS encoding sigma-70 family RNA polymerase sigma factor: protein MNLSKDKTLDLVTRCGEGDEAALKLFFESYSEDIYNFPMKIFHLSEDDAGDFFLYAFERLKTGARFSSFKGKSSFRTWFYSVLRNMLIDWQRTKRELKMTNLGKINKEGKEYATIEDEPDLRPDLVEEAQELTKHFHQVLGEIGVEKRVIFKLSYIYYLNLDEEEIQFLIEKTNLSVDEIKKKILGLRSELSKREEENIRMEDKITSLYLNILELKEKQTVTVKKAPLLPQEIDKTSQALKKKYEQRKKLLEKRKKGHFLARTPYREVADLLGITEGNVSVTLLRLIEKIQKKLKFSELSE, encoded by the coding sequence ATGAATTTGTCAAAGGATAAAACCCTCGACCTAGTTACCCGTTGCGGGGAAGGAGACGAGGCCGCTCTCAAGTTATTCTTCGAATCCTATTCCGAAGATATTTACAATTTTCCGATGAAGATCTTTCACCTTAGTGAAGATGATGCCGGAGACTTCTTTTTATACGCGTTCGAAAGACTGAAAACCGGAGCTAGATTTTCCAGCTTCAAAGGTAAATCAAGTTTTAGAACATGGTTCTACTCCGTTCTACGTAATATGCTCATCGATTGGCAAAGAACCAAACGAGAGCTTAAGATGACCAACCTTGGAAAGATCAACAAGGAAGGAAAAGAATACGCAACTATCGAAGACGAACCCGATCTTCGTCCCGATTTAGTGGAAGAGGCCCAAGAGCTAACCAAACATTTCCACCAGGTATTGGGAGAAATAGGCGTAGAGAAAAGGGTAATTTTCAAACTTTCTTATATATATTATCTCAACCTAGACGAGGAAGAGATCCAATTCCTGATCGAAAAAACGAATCTGAGTGTGGACGAAATTAAAAAGAAAATTTTGGGCCTTCGCTCCGAACTTTCCAAGCGGGAAGAAGAGAATATCCGTATGGAAGACAAGATTACGTCTCTATATTTAAATATTCTAGAGCTGAAAGAAAAGCAGACCGTAACTGTTAAGAAAGCCCCCCTACTCCCTCAAGAAATAGATAAAACTTCCCAAGCATTAAAGAAGAAATACGAACAACGGAAAAAACTCTTAGAAAAACGCAAAAAAGGCCATTTCCTGGCAAGGACCCCCTATCGAGAGGTTGCTGACCTTTTAGGGATAACCGAGGGAAATGTGAGCGTTACATTACTCAGATTGATCGAAAAAATACAAAAAAAACTCAAATTTTCGGAATTGTCTGAGTAG
- a CDS encoding CHAT domain-containing protein, with product MLNLIIDRVGAVNVFNILDSSGSGSESHLQSTMDEDLILEYIKEIENLVRVSVAIHQKSGHTPTLETDILHDLKILGETFYDQFFPAVIQEKLRLTTEKYLHFNIDPKLGVIPWELLHDGTCFLSDKFYIGKTVRGESSGGAFKEKEKLRMLIIADPTEDLEWAQKEGEQIFRVLSEKVPSSRLEIEFIGGRQVTKLKLLSLIKGKNIIHYSGHLYFSDDPLENGWLISEGKILKAREIKNSGFNTDMVFSNSCQSNKSATRNLNADLMNNFAGSFLMSGIKSFIGTNWEIADNQNTIDFTIQFYTNLFADRSIGESLYLAKEHARRNYDPSDLTWTNYSLHGQPVIRVVSDPTKGKPVHKIINPSLIFKFYPNPIAASYYKFTEKQKEESLTSYQLMEHLIFAFEEFSKVIGGILFSDHQNHSLGKYIPNNPDDAYNTERWWELMFQCLHDFRKLEITPVVTDLPEILFANKDTISKMIQWIDLYSKGQIQPESADGYLITFQYYFENLLTELEELERISIFLVSTNSNNHLFFRGIKSESSLVAAPMIKQDFIGEQIEKYRGKVIVFHEDRMQIFPLNCNIVENPETKELELAFLGFLPSKPGNLPHGGL from the coding sequence ATGCTGAACCTAATCATAGACAGAGTCGGTGCTGTAAACGTATTCAATATTCTGGATAGTTCCGGGAGCGGGTCCGAATCACATCTTCAGTCCACAATGGACGAAGATCTAATCCTAGAGTATATTAAGGAAATCGAAAACTTAGTTCGGGTTTCCGTTGCAATCCACCAAAAATCAGGTCATACACCAACTCTAGAAACAGACATCCTTCATGATCTAAAGATTTTGGGAGAAACTTTCTACGATCAGTTTTTTCCAGCTGTCATCCAAGAAAAACTCAGACTTACTACTGAAAAATACCTTCACTTTAATATAGATCCTAAGTTAGGAGTGATCCCGTGGGAACTCCTACATGACGGAACTTGCTTTCTCTCAGACAAATTTTATATAGGAAAAACTGTAAGAGGAGAATCCAGTGGTGGTGCCTTCAAAGAAAAGGAGAAGTTACGAATGCTCATTATTGCGGATCCAACAGAGGATCTAGAATGGGCACAAAAAGAGGGAGAGCAGATCTTTAGGGTCCTAAGTGAGAAGGTACCAAGCTCCAGATTAGAGATCGAATTCATAGGCGGACGCCAAGTTACTAAATTAAAACTTCTTTCTCTTATTAAAGGAAAGAATATCATCCATTACTCAGGACATTTATATTTCTCCGATGATCCTTTAGAAAACGGATGGCTGATCTCAGAAGGAAAGATCCTAAAAGCAAGAGAGATCAAAAACTCCGGATTTAATACGGATATGGTGTTCTCTAACTCTTGCCAATCCAACAAGAGTGCGACTAGAAATCTGAATGCCGATCTGATGAATAATTTTGCGGGATCATTTTTGATGTCCGGCATCAAAAGTTTTATCGGCACCAATTGGGAAATTGCAGACAATCAGAATACGATCGATTTCACGATCCAATTTTATACGAACTTATTCGCGGATAGAAGTATAGGCGAATCCTTGTATCTTGCAAAGGAACATGCCAGAAGAAATTACGATCCAAGTGATCTAACTTGGACTAACTATAGTTTACATGGACAACCGGTCATCAGAGTAGTTTCCGATCCTACAAAAGGTAAACCGGTCCATAAGATCATTAATCCTTCTTTAATATTCAAATTTTATCCAAACCCGATTGCGGCTTCTTATTATAAGTTCACTGAAAAACAAAAAGAAGAATCACTTACTTCCTATCAGTTGATGGAACATCTGATCTTTGCTTTTGAAGAATTTTCAAAGGTAATAGGCGGGATCTTATTTAGTGATCATCAGAATCACTCTTTAGGAAAATATATCCCTAATAATCCTGATGATGCATATAATACGGAGAGATGGTGGGAGCTGATGTTCCAATGCCTTCATGATTTCAGAAAATTAGAGATCACTCCCGTCGTTACGGATCTTCCTGAAATACTCTTCGCGAACAAAGATACGATCTCCAAGATGATCCAGTGGATCGACCTATATTCAAAAGGTCAGATCCAACCTGAATCCGCAGATGGATATCTGATCACATTCCAGTATTATTTTGAAAATCTTCTCACAGAGTTAGAGGAATTAGAGAGGATCAGTATCTTCTTAGTTTCTACAAACTCAAATAATCATCTATTCTTCCGTGGAATAAAATCCGAATCTTCTCTAGTCGCTGCTCCTATGATCAAACAAGATTTTATAGGAGAGCAAATCGAAAAGTATAGAGGAAAGGTAATCGTTTTTCACGAAGATAGAATGCAGATCTTCCCTCTGAACTGTAATATAGTAGAAAATCCTGAAACCAAAGAATTAGAACTCGCGTTCTTGGGATTTCTTCCTTCTAAGCCTGGGAATCTGCCTCACGGCGGTTTATAA